One window of Hoplias malabaricus isolate fHopMal1 chromosome 16, fHopMal1.hap1, whole genome shotgun sequence genomic DNA carries:
- the LOC136672141 gene encoding NAD(P)H dehydrogenase [quinone] 1-like, giving the protein MAPKTVLIVYAHQCSRSFNSAAKDMALKALTAHGYNVIMSDLYAMNFCAAATAADIKGKLKNPEHFLYAEETWIAWKEGRLSDDINEEHRKVAQADLIIFQFPLYWSSFPAIMKGWLERVLTRGFAYTLQNTYDNGLCKDKKAVLSFTTGAAESKFHPDGINGDINVLLWPLQNGVLRFCGFQILAPQIFWGPQQASPSARTAMLEAWQSRLKGLMDEKPLAFAPNDLFDLTSQAGFRLRPEVKEASASKPYGLTTGQHLGKPLPPNNQTKPPSST; this is encoded by the exons ATGG CTCCCAAGACAGTCCTGATTGTTTATGCTCATCAGTGTTCAAGATCATTTAACTCTGCTGCAAAAGACATGGCGCTGAAGGCTCTCACTGCACATGGATATAATGTCATCATGTCTGATCTCTATGCCATGAACTTCTGTGCCGCAGCAACAGCTGCAGATATCAAAG GTAAACTGAAAAACCCTGAACACTTTCTGTACGCCGAGGAGACATGGATTGCCTGGAAAGAGGGAAGGCTGAGTGATGACATCAACGAAGAGCATCGCAAAGTGGCACAGGCTGATCTTATCATCTTTCAG TTCCCACTCTATTGGTCCTCTTTCCCTGCAATAATGAAAGGCTGGCTGGAGCGAGTGCTAACTCGGGGATTCGCCTACACTTTGCAGAACACATATGACAATGGACTGTGTAAG gataaaaaagctgtcctatcATTCACTACTGGAGCAGCAGAATCCAAATTCCACCCTGATGGCATCAATGGGGACATCAATGTTTTGCTCTGGCCATTACAG AACGGTGTTCTGCGCTTCTGTGGCTTTCAAATTCTGGCTCCTCAGATCTTCTGGGGTCCTCAGCAAGCTTCGCCCTCTGCCAGAACAGCCATGCTAGAGGCTTGGCAGTCCAGACTGAAAGGGCTGATGGACGAGAAGCCCCTGGCCTTTGCTCCCAATGACCTCTTTGACCTCACATCTCAGGCAGGGTTCCGACTGCGTCCAGAAGTGAAAGAGGCATCTGCTTCTAAACCCTATGGTCTCACTACTGGTCAACATCTTGGTAAACCACTGCCACCAAACAATCAGACCAAGCCTCCTTCCTCtacatga
- the kiaa0895l gene encoding microtubule-associated tyrosine carboxypeptidase, which translates to MVLDLGENCMERADGESMAASGIDTEAEPNLEKPKPVRARARTSSITHRDRLLHNGPQAQPRVSAPTNTQSGQRPKCGAAGGSSRGSESSDGPRRPLSLEIKPQCLRANHLQPERKVLQPPWRCGAPSPPVRSLTSPSLGPGGWMRRSESTCAMNTTAPPRVGRGRMRPATSLPHIARGMGTTPLPTPSTPRGPCLLVALRPINLDQERENFFQSDFKYEPQFEYTTPEPSTVLEKYKDGSGLFLSQAVGIMECVLRKFGTYENFEEVTGGSVLPKSRVWSTARKYLQKEGCVGEVVVCLSDELLSQAVMMVESCRPTLTINLSGARQHWLEGMLRHEIGTHYLRGVNNSMQPWATTVGRKQFGLKPANPTEEGLASLHSVLLRKQPFLWRAALLYYTVYHAANMSFSQLFSHIGRFVQDPAVRWEYCLRAKRGQTDTSKPGCFSKDQVYLDGILRILRHRRDIDFKMLASLGKVSYEDVERLRPHAVLGRTRIPHFMQDQERYLQQLDHIVTVNELNDAELQELVP; encoded by the exons ATGGTGCTCGACCTGGGGGAGAACTGTATGGAGCGGGCTGATGGCGAGAGCATGGCGGCCTCGGGCATAGATACAGAGGCGGAGCCCAATCTGGAGAAGCCCAAACCTGTCCGGGCCAGAGCTAGAACCAGTAGCATCACCCATAGGGACAGACTGCTGCACAATGGGCCTCAAGCTCAGCCTCGTGTTTCTGCCCCCACCAACACACAGTCAGGGCAAAGGCCAAAGTGTGGGGCAGCAGGGGGTAGTAGTCGAGGATCTGAATCTTCAGACGGACCCCGAAGGCCCCTGAGCCTTGAGATAAAACCCCAGTGTCTTAGGGCTAATCATCTTCAGCCTGAAAGGAAGGTTCTGCAGCCTCCATGGCGATGCGGTGCACCTTCTCCTCCAGTGCGAAGCCTGACGAGTCCTAGCCTGGGTCCTGGAGGCTGGATGCGCCGCAGTGAGAGCACATGCGCCATGAACACCACAGCGCCCCCTAGAGTAGGCAGGGGCAGAATGCGTCCAGCTACGTCCTTACCACACATCGCCAGGGGCATGGGCACCACACCACTCCCTACGCCTTCTACCCCTCGCGGACCATGCCTGCTGGTGGCTCTACGCCCCATTAATCTTGATCAGGAACGCGAAAACTTTTTCCAGTCAGACTTTAAGTACGAGCCTCAGTTTGAATACACCACTCCAGAGCCCAGCACTGTGCTGGAGAAGTATAAAGATGGCTCaggtctctttctctcccag GCAGTTGGAATCATGGAGTGTGTTTTGAGGAAGTTTGGCACGTACGAGAACTTTGAAGAAGTCACAGGAGGAAGTGTGCTACCAAAAAGTCGAGTGTGGTCAACAGCACGCAAGTACTTGCAGAAAGAGGGCTGTgtgggtgag GTAGTAGTGTGTCTCTCTGATGAACTGCTGTCCCAGGCTGTGATGATGGTGGAGAGCTGTAGGCCAACTCTAACCATCAACTTGTCTGGAGCAAGGCAACACTGGCTGGAAGGGATGCTGAGACATGAGATTG GTACACATTACTTACGGGGTGTGAATAACAGCATGCAGCCTTGGGCCACTACTGTTGGAAGAAAGCAGTTTGGACTGAAGCCAGCAAATCCTACAGAGGAAGGACTGGCCAGCCTTCACAGTGTGCTTTTGCGGAAGCAGCCATTCTTATGGCGAGCTGCTCTTCTCTATTACACTGTGTACCACGCGGCCAACATGAGCTTCAGCCAGCTCTTCAGCCATATTGGCCGCTTTGTCCAAGATCCCGCTGTACGCTGGGAGTACTGTCTTCGTGCCAAACGGGGACAAACAGATACCTCCAAACCAG GCTGCTTCAGTAAAGATCAGGTTTATCTTGATGGAATCCTTCGGATTTTACGCCACAGAAGAGACATAGATTTCAAGATGTTAGCTTCACTGGGAAAG GTCTCCTATGAAGATGTGGAGAGGCTTCGTCCCCATGCAGTTCTTGGCAGAACAAGGATCCCTCATTTCATGCAAGACCAGGAACGTTACTTGCAGCAACTTGACCACATTGTTACAGTCAACGAACTGAACGACGCTGAGCTGCAAGAACTGGTCCCATGA
- the csnk2a2a gene encoding casein kinase 2, alpha prime polypeptide a has translation MPAMPGPAASKARVYADVNTLKSKDYWDYEAHVPSWSNQDDYQLLRKLGRGKYSEVFEAININSNERVVVKILKPVKKKKIKREIKILENLRGGTNIIRLADTVKDPVSRTPALVFECINNTDFKDLYQRLTDFDIRFYLFELLKALDYSHSMGIMHRDVKPHNVMIDHQIRKLRLIDWGLAEFYHPAQEYNVRVASRSYKGPELLVDYQMYDYSLDMWSLGCMLASMIFQKEPFFHGQDNYDQLVRIAKVLGTEELYSYLNKYHIELDTRFKDLLGQQTRKRWEHFVQPENQHLVSPEALDLLDKLLRYDHQQRLTAQEAMEHPYFYPVLKGQSLSNSDGTLAISSSTAT, from the exons ATGCCCGCCATGCCCGGTCCAGCAGCCAGCAAAGCACGGGTGTATGCTGATGTCAACACTTTGAAGAGCAAGGACTACTGGGATTATGAAGCACACGTGCCTAGCTGGAG CAATCAAGATGACTATCAGTTGCTGCGTAAACTTGGGCGAGGCAAATACAGTGAAGTGTTTGAAGCCATTAACATTAACAGCAATGAAAGGGTTGTAGTTAAAATACTCAAG CCTGTAAAGAAAAAGAAGATTAAGCGTGAGATTAAAATCCTGGAAAACCTAAGGGGAGGAACTAATATAATTCGCCTTGCGGACACAGTGAAGGATCCTGTG TCTAGAACACCAGCCCTTGTCTTTGAATGCATCAATAACACAGATTTTAAG GATCTCTACCAGAGATTAACAGATTTTGATATTCGTTTCTACTTGTTTGAACTCCTAAAG GCCCTGGATTACTCTCATAGCATGGGAATAATGCATCGGGATGTCAAACCACATAATGTCATGATAGATCACCAAATTAGAAAG TTGCGTCTGATAGATTGGGGCCTTGCGGAGTTCTATCATCCGGCACAGGAATATAACGTAAGGGTGGCCTCTAGATCATACAAGGGACCAGAGCTGCTGGTTGATTATCAG ATGTATGATTACAGTTTAGACATGTGGAGCTTGGGCTGCATGCTGGCCAGTATGATTTTCCAGAAGGAACCCTTTTTCCATGGCCAGGACAATTATGACCAG CTTGTCCGTATTGCCAAGGTTCTTGGGACCGAAGAGCTTTACAGCTACttaaataaatatcacattGAACTGGACACACGCTTCAAAGACCTGCTTGGACA ACAAACGCGAAAGCGATGGGAGCACTTTGTGCAGCCAGAGAATCAACACTTGGTGAGCCCAGAGGCTCTAGACTTGCTGGACAAGCTGCTGCGTTATGACCATCAGCAGAGACTGACCGCCCAAGAGGCCATGGAGCACCCCTACTTCT ATCCTGTGCTGAAGGGACAGTCACTCTCAAACTCAGATGGCACCCTGGCAATAAGCAGCTCAACTGCAACATGA